Proteins encoded by one window of Manis pentadactyla isolate mManPen7 chromosome X, mManPen7.hap1, whole genome shotgun sequence:
- the CD40LG gene encoding CD40 ligand produces MIETYSQPSPRSVATGPPVSMKIFMYLLTVFLITQMIGSAFFAVYLHRRLDKIEDERNLHDDFVFMKMIQKCHKEDGSVSLLNCGEIRKQFETIVKNMMEHQEEPKKKDENFERQKGDQDPQIAAHVISEASSKTASVLQWAPKGYYTISSNLVTLENGKQLAVKRQGLYYIYAQVTFCSNREASSHAPFIASLCLRSASGSERILLRAANTHSSSKPCGQQSIHLGGVFELHPGASVFVNVTDPSQVSHGTGFTSFGLLKL; encoded by the exons ATGATCGAAACATACAGCCAACCTTCCCCCAGATCTGTGGCCACAGGACCACCCGTCAGTATgaagatttttatgtatttactgACTGTTTTTCTTATCACCCAGATGATTGGATCAGCATTTTTTGCTGTGTACCTTCACAGAAGATTGGACAAG ATAGAAGACGAAAGGAATCTTCATGACGATTTTGTGTTCATGAAAATGATACAGAAATGTCACAAAGAAGATGGGTCCGTATCCTTACTGAACTGTggggaaattagaaaacagtttgAAACCATTGTCAAG AATATGATGGAACATCAGGAGGAACCGAAGAAGAAAGACGAAAACTTTGAAAGGCAAAAAG GTGATCAGGATCCTCAAATTGCGGCACATGTCATCAGCGAGGCCAGTAGTAAAACAGCATCTG TTCTACAGTGGGCCCCCAAAGGATACTACACCATAAGCAGCAACCTGGTAACCCTCGAAAATGGGAAGCAGCTGGCCGTTAAAAGGCAAGGACTCTATTATATCTATGCCCAAGTCACCTTCTGTTCCAATAGAGAAGCTTCGAGTCACGCTCCGTTCATAGCCAGCCTCTGCCTGAGGTCCGCGAGTGGATCCGAGAGAATCTTACTTAGAGCAGCAAATACCCACAGTTCCTCCAAACCTTGCGGGCAACAATCCATTCACTTGGGAGGAGTATTTGAATTGCACCCAGGTGCTTCGGTGTTTGTCAATGTGACTGATCCAAGCCAAGTAAGCCATGGGACCGGCTTCACGTCTTTCGGCTTGCTCAAGCTCTGA